A genomic segment from Nonomuraea helvata encodes:
- a CDS encoding glutathione S-transferase family protein, which produces MKLSGETSRNGRFQRQPNRFTDRLDSPEPGRYRLYASYACPWAQRVLIVRKLLGLEDLLDVTIVDPIRDEKGWRIPDGDPEYLSELYHASDPGYTGRYTVPCVWDTQDKRIVTNDFPQITLDLEMSWGTSPNLYPERLRPDIDIMNDRLYHGLNNAVYEAGFARDQQAYEEAVARVFSTLDFLEVRLAESEYLFDTLTDSDVRLYTTLARFDAVYYAHFKCSVRRLIDYPALWAYARRLYAIPAFRETTVFDQIKRHYYITQTNINPTRIVPVGPEIDWSL; this is translated from the coding sequence ATGAAGCTGAGCGGCGAGACCTCCCGTAATGGCCGCTTCCAACGGCAGCCGAACCGTTTCACCGATCGCCTCGACTCCCCCGAGCCGGGCCGCTACCGCCTCTACGCCTCCTATGCCTGCCCGTGGGCGCAGCGCGTGCTGATCGTCAGAAAGCTGCTGGGCCTGGAGGACCTGCTCGACGTCACGATCGTCGACCCCATCCGGGACGAGAAGGGCTGGCGCATCCCGGACGGCGACCCCGAGTACCTGTCGGAGCTCTACCACGCGAGCGACCCCGGCTACACGGGGCGCTACACCGTTCCCTGCGTGTGGGACACCCAGGACAAGCGGATCGTCACCAACGACTTCCCGCAGATCACGCTCGATCTGGAAATGTCATGGGGAACCTCCCCCAACCTCTATCCGGAACGCCTGCGGCCCGACATCGACATCATGAACGACCGCCTGTACCACGGCCTCAACAACGCGGTCTACGAGGCGGGCTTCGCCCGTGACCAGCAGGCGTACGAGGAGGCGGTGGCGCGGGTCTTCAGCACGCTCGACTTCCTCGAGGTACGCCTGGCCGAGTCGGAGTACCTCTTCGACACCCTCACCGACAGCGACGTGCGCCTCTACACGACCCTGGCGAGGTTCGACGCGGTCTACTACGCGCACTTCAAGTGCTCGGTCCGGCGGCTGATCGACTATCCGGCGCTGTGGGCGTACGCACGGAGGCTGTACGCGATCCCGGCCTTCCGGGAAACCACCGTCTTCGACCAGATCAAGCGTCATTACTACATCACCCAGACCAACATCAACCCGACAAGGATCGTGCCTGTGGGACCGGAGATCGACTGGAGCCTGTAG
- a CDS encoding MFS transporter: MTARSALRRYMLVGFLTWLPMGLMAATMVLLMTARGLSLAEVGLSVTVFSVVTVSLELPTGGLADVIGRRMVLAASAACTVAALALISVSTTFWMFLVSGVFKGVARALSSGPATSWYVDTLHDIEGRDADLKPGLARGGAMESVALCLGVLAGGAVPLLVPPSLMFPLAAPPLLGAVAAAVLLVVVVFALPEPPHARRSPADVLREVPATVVSGIRLAAGGPVLRRLTAAAASSGVVLMSIELLTPGRLAELAGTAERGSLAYAVVAALGYAGSAAGSALAPRAARLAGGSARGAIAGAVVVALSVGWLAATSGLGGTAGLVSAGAAYVTLFVGLSVGSLLCLEMTHNAVSAAERTTVTSTSSLSLQSGGIVANVTLGALATQAGPAAAWAVAALVMLASALLFVRMPAPTGSSRSPVPQARSLSG, translated from the coding sequence GTGACCGCACGCTCGGCGTTACGCCGCTACATGCTCGTCGGTTTCCTGACCTGGCTGCCCATGGGGCTCATGGCGGCCACCATGGTGCTGCTGATGACCGCGCGCGGGCTCAGCCTGGCCGAGGTGGGGCTGTCGGTGACGGTGTTCTCGGTCGTCACGGTGAGTCTGGAGCTGCCCACGGGCGGCCTGGCCGACGTCATCGGGCGTCGGATGGTGCTGGCGGCCTCCGCCGCGTGCACCGTGGCGGCTCTCGCGCTGATCAGCGTGTCCACGACGTTCTGGATGTTCCTGGTGAGCGGCGTGTTCAAGGGTGTCGCCAGGGCGCTGTCCAGCGGCCCCGCCACCTCCTGGTACGTCGACACGCTCCACGACATCGAGGGCCGCGACGCCGATCTCAAGCCGGGCCTGGCCAGGGGCGGCGCGATGGAGTCGGTGGCGCTGTGCCTGGGCGTGCTGGCGGGCGGGGCCGTCCCGCTGCTGGTGCCGCCTTCGCTGATGTTCCCGCTCGCCGCGCCGCCCCTGCTGGGCGCCGTGGCGGCGGCCGTGCTGCTGGTCGTGGTGGTGTTCGCGCTGCCCGAGCCGCCGCATGCGCGCAGGTCGCCGGCGGACGTGCTGCGCGAGGTGCCCGCCACGGTCGTGTCGGGCATCCGGCTGGCGGCGGGAGGTCCGGTGCTGCGCCGCCTGACGGCGGCGGCGGCGAGCTCGGGCGTGGTGCTGATGAGCATCGAACTGCTCACCCCGGGACGGCTGGCCGAGCTGGCGGGCACGGCCGAGCGCGGCAGCCTGGCCTACGCCGTGGTCGCGGCGCTCGGGTACGCCGGCAGCGCGGCGGGCAGCGCCCTGGCACCGCGCGCGGCGCGGCTGGCCGGCGGCTCGGCCAGGGGCGCGATCGCAGGGGCGGTGGTGGTGGCGCTCTCCGTGGGGTGGCTGGCCGCCACGTCGGGGCTGGGCGGCACGGCCGGGCTGGTGAGCGCCGGAGCGGCGTACGTGACGCTGTTCGTCGGACTCTCCGTGGGGAGCCTGCTCTGCCTGGAGATGACCCACAACGCGGTCAGCGCCGCCGAGCGCACCACCGTCACCTCGACCAGCTCGCTGTCGCTGCAGTCCGGCGGCATCGTGGCCAACGTCACGCTGGGCGCCCTGGCCACCCAGGCGGGCCCGGCCGCCGCCTGGGCCGTCGCCGCGCTGGTGATGCTGGCCTCGGCCCTGCTGTTCGTGCGGATGCCCGCGCCTACAGGCTCCAGTCGATCTCCGGTCCCACAGGCACGATCCTTGTCGGGTTGA
- a CDS encoding helix-turn-helix domain-containing protein codes for MEEQFKISDPQVLKAVAHPLRVRLLGLLRTDGPATASELARKVGESSGSTSYHLRELFKYGFIEEDPERRDGRERRWRPCHRYTSWDAVELSATAEGREAVKIIHLRQAEMVRRMLEEFDVAEWSRDWVDTAGMSDHIVSLPPAGLREFNQKAKELLHDLAAKYAGDPEARQVIAWHGAVPRSTEEEL; via the coding sequence ATGGAGGAACAGTTCAAGATCAGTGATCCACAGGTGCTCAAGGCGGTCGCCCACCCGCTCCGGGTGCGCCTGCTCGGCCTGCTGCGCACCGACGGCCCCGCGACGGCGAGCGAGCTGGCGCGCAAGGTCGGCGAGAGCTCCGGCTCGACCAGCTATCACCTGCGCGAGCTGTTCAAGTACGGCTTCATCGAGGAGGACCCCGAGCGGCGCGACGGGCGCGAGCGCCGCTGGCGACCCTGCCACCGCTACACCTCGTGGGACGCCGTCGAGCTGTCCGCCACCGCCGAGGGCCGCGAGGCAGTGAAGATCATCCACCTGCGGCAGGCCGAGATGGTCCGCCGAATGCTGGAGGAGTTCGACGTCGCCGAGTGGTCCCGTGACTGGGTGGACACGGCGGGGATGAGCGACCACATCGTCTCGCTGCCGCCCGCCGGGCTACGCGAGTTCAACCAGAAGGCCAAGGAACTGCTGCACGACCTCGCCGCCAAATACGCCGGTGATCCCGAGGCCAGGCAGGTCATCGCCTGGCACGGAGCCGTACCCCGATCGACGGAGGAGGAGCTGTGA
- a CDS encoding B3/B4 domain-containing protein — MLDDIWVDDSVFALRPDFAVLIVTAHGLRNGPTDDRSRAWLAAASELEVESDKIDAWKDAYRAFGAKPQRTRPSVDALTRRMPLPEINRVVDAYNSISVKHALPIGGEDLDRYVGPARLVRATGDEASEEALGTPEPGEVIWRDDVGVTCRRWNWRQVVRTRLTEETTNAIFLLERLEPMSLEELKQAGEELADLLSELSPEARIASRLLSSGK; from the coding sequence ATGCTTGACGACATCTGGGTGGACGACTCCGTCTTCGCGCTGCGCCCCGACTTCGCGGTGCTGATCGTGACCGCGCACGGCCTGCGCAACGGGCCCACGGACGACCGGTCCCGGGCGTGGCTGGCGGCGGCCTCCGAGCTGGAGGTGGAGTCGGACAAGATCGACGCCTGGAAGGACGCGTACCGCGCCTTCGGGGCCAAGCCGCAGCGGACGCGGCCCTCGGTCGACGCGCTCACCCGCAGGATGCCGCTGCCGGAGATCAACCGGGTGGTGGACGCGTACAACTCGATCAGCGTGAAGCACGCGCTGCCGATCGGCGGGGAAGACCTCGACCGCTACGTCGGGCCGGCCCGGCTGGTGCGGGCGACCGGCGACGAGGCGTCCGAGGAGGCGCTCGGCACGCCCGAGCCGGGCGAGGTGATCTGGCGCGACGACGTCGGCGTCACCTGCCGCAGGTGGAACTGGCGCCAGGTGGTGCGCACGCGGCTCACCGAGGAGACCACCAACGCGATCTTCCTGCTCGAACGCCTCGAGCCGATGTCTCTGGAGGAGCTCAAGCAGGCGGGAGAGGAGCTGGCCGACCTTCTGTCCGAGTTGTCCCCTGAGGCGCGGATTGCTAGCAGGTTGCTGTCCAGCGGGAAATAA
- a CDS encoding multifunctional oxoglutarate decarboxylase/oxoglutarate dehydrogenase thiamine pyrophosphate-binding subunit/dihydrolipoyllysine-residue succinyltransferase subunit, whose amino-acid sequence MSSESSRTNPLASFGQNEWLVDELYQKYLQDPESVDKAWWNFFADYNPDYGPGRTAPGREAANGSVTAPAPPQAPPKAPPAAEKPKQPAAPVPKGAEEVKLRGAAARTAANMDLSLSVPTATSVRAIPAKLLIDNRIVINNHLKRGRGGKVSFTHLIGYAIVKALRAMPEMNHSYAEIDGKPTLIKPEHVGFGLAIDVQKSNGERQLLVPSIKGADEMDFRQFWMAYEEVVRKARAGKLGVDDFSGTTISLTNPGTIGTVHSVPRLMPGQGTIIGVGAMEYPAEYQGASPDTLSRLAVSKVMTLTSTYDHRIIQGAQSGDFLRQIHRLLLGEDGFYDEIFEALRIPYEPVRWVQDVSASHDDDVSKSARVIELIHAYRVRGHLMAETDPLEYKQRKHPDLDIQSHGLTLWDLEREFATGGFGGRPLMKLREILGVLRDSYCRTVGIEYMHIQNPEERAWIQARVEKPHKSPERDEQLNILSRLNTAEAFETFLQTKFVGQKRFSLEGGESLIPLLDSVISDAADEGLDEVVIGMAHRGRLNVLANIVGKSYAQIFGEFEGNIDPRTAHGSGDVKYHLGATGEFTAPSGKTITASVVANPSHLEAVDPVLEGVVRAKQDLLERGEEGFTVLPVLVHGDAAFAGQGVVAETLNLSQLRGYRTGGTVHVVVNNQVGFTTSPASSRSSVYATDVARMIQAPIFHVNGDDPEAVVRVGQLAYEYRQAFRKDVVIDLICYRRRGHNEGDNPAFTQPLMYDLIDAKRSTRKLYTEALIGRGDITVEEAEQALRDYQAKLEQAFTETREAVKKPAEAAAMRVPPTEVVKWSHDETPTAITDETLKRIVDTQLNLPEGFTPHPRLAPVLQRRGQMVETDTIDWAMGETLAFGSLLIDGHPVRLVGQDSRRGTFTQRHAVLVDRMTGADHTPLKTFNEGTTKFYVYDSLLSEFAALGFEYGYSVVRPDALVAWEAQFGDFVNGAQTIIDEFISSGEQKWGQKSSVVLLLPHGFEGQGPDHSSARIERFLQVCALDNMTVAQPSTPANYFHLLRWQVESERHKPMVVFTPKSLLRHKAATSKASDFTTGTFQPVLGDTTVDPAKVTRVVLTSGKLYYDLAAERDKRGSDNVAIVRLERLYPFPGEELAAELSRYGAQVELAWAQDEPVNMGPWPYLTLKLAEDPQTLGGRPVRRISRRPNSSPATGSHNSHDTELEEILHEVFG is encoded by the coding sequence GTGTCGTCTGAGTCGTCGCGGACAAACCCGCTGGCAAGCTTTGGTCAGAACGAGTGGCTTGTCGACGAGCTGTACCAGAAGTACCTCCAAGATCCCGAGTCTGTCGACAAGGCCTGGTGGAACTTCTTCGCTGACTACAACCCTGATTACGGACCGGGCCGAACGGCACCGGGTAGGGAGGCGGCGAACGGCAGTGTGACCGCTCCCGCTCCACCGCAGGCGCCGCCGAAGGCGCCGCCCGCGGCCGAGAAGCCGAAGCAGCCCGCTGCCCCGGTGCCCAAGGGCGCCGAGGAGGTCAAGCTGCGCGGCGCCGCGGCGCGCACGGCCGCCAACATGGACCTGTCGCTGTCGGTCCCGACGGCGACCAGCGTGCGCGCGATTCCGGCCAAGCTGCTGATCGACAACCGCATCGTGATCAACAATCACCTCAAGCGGGGCCGCGGCGGCAAGGTGTCCTTCACGCACCTGATCGGCTATGCGATCGTCAAGGCCCTGCGGGCCATGCCGGAGATGAACCACTCCTATGCGGAGATCGACGGCAAGCCGACGCTGATCAAGCCCGAGCACGTCGGGTTCGGCCTGGCGATCGACGTACAGAAGAGCAACGGTGAGCGCCAGCTCCTCGTGCCCTCGATCAAGGGCGCGGACGAGATGGACTTCCGGCAGTTCTGGATGGCGTACGAGGAAGTCGTACGCAAGGCGCGCGCCGGCAAGCTGGGCGTCGACGACTTCTCCGGCACCACGATCTCGCTGACCAACCCCGGCACGATCGGCACCGTCCACTCCGTGCCACGCCTGATGCCCGGCCAGGGCACCATCATCGGCGTTGGAGCGATGGAATACCCGGCCGAATACCAGGGGGCCTCGCCCGACACGCTCTCGCGCCTGGCCGTCTCCAAGGTCATGACGCTGACCAGCACCTACGACCACCGGATCATCCAGGGCGCCCAGTCGGGTGACTTCCTGCGCCAGATCCACCGGCTGCTGCTGGGCGAGGACGGCTTCTACGACGAGATCTTCGAGGCGCTGCGGATCCCGTACGAGCCGGTCCGCTGGGTCCAGGACGTCTCGGCCTCCCACGACGACGACGTGTCCAAGTCCGCGCGCGTGATCGAGCTGATCCACGCCTACCGCGTGCGCGGCCACCTGATGGCCGAGACCGACCCGCTGGAGTACAAGCAGCGCAAGCACCCCGACCTCGACATCCAGTCCCACGGGCTGACGCTGTGGGACCTGGAGCGCGAGTTCGCCACGGGCGGTTTCGGCGGCCGTCCGCTGATGAAGCTCCGCGAGATCCTCGGCGTGCTGCGCGACTCCTACTGCCGCACGGTCGGCATCGAGTACATGCACATCCAGAACCCCGAGGAGCGGGCCTGGATCCAGGCGCGGGTGGAGAAGCCGCACAAGTCGCCCGAGCGCGACGAGCAGCTCAACATCCTGTCCCGGCTCAACACCGCCGAGGCGTTCGAGACGTTCCTGCAGACGAAGTTCGTCGGCCAGAAGCGCTTCTCCCTGGAGGGCGGCGAGTCCCTGATCCCGCTGCTCGACTCGGTCATCAGCGACGCCGCCGACGAGGGTCTCGACGAGGTCGTCATCGGCATGGCCCACCGCGGCCGGCTCAACGTGCTGGCCAACATCGTGGGCAAGTCGTACGCGCAGATCTTCGGCGAGTTCGAGGGCAACATCGACCCGCGCACGGCGCACGGCTCCGGCGACGTGAAGTACCACCTCGGCGCGACGGGTGAGTTCACCGCGCCGAGCGGCAAGACCATCACCGCCTCCGTGGTCGCCAACCCCTCCCACCTGGAGGCGGTCGACCCGGTGCTCGAGGGCGTCGTCCGCGCCAAGCAGGACCTCCTGGAGCGCGGCGAGGAGGGCTTCACCGTCCTGCCCGTCCTCGTCCACGGTGACGCGGCCTTCGCCGGCCAGGGCGTCGTGGCCGAGACGCTCAACCTGTCGCAGCTGCGCGGCTACCGCACCGGCGGCACCGTGCACGTGGTGGTCAACAACCAGGTCGGCTTCACGACCTCGCCCGCCTCGTCCCGCTCGTCGGTCTACGCGACCGACGTGGCCCGGATGATCCAGGCGCCGATCTTCCACGTCAACGGCGACGACCCCGAGGCCGTGGTGCGCGTGGGCCAGCTGGCCTACGAATACCGCCAGGCGTTCCGCAAGGACGTCGTCATCGACCTCATCTGCTACCGCCGCCGCGGCCACAACGAGGGCGACAACCCCGCCTTCACCCAGCCGCTGATGTACGACCTGATCGACGCCAAGCGCTCGACCCGCAAGCTCTACACCGAGGCGCTGATCGGCCGGGGCGACATCACGGTCGAGGAGGCCGAGCAGGCGCTCCGCGACTACCAGGCCAAGCTGGAGCAGGCGTTCACCGAGACCCGCGAGGCGGTGAAGAAGCCGGCCGAGGCGGCCGCCATGCGGGTGCCGCCGACCGAGGTCGTCAAGTGGTCGCACGACGAGACGCCGACCGCGATCACCGACGAGACGCTCAAGCGCATCGTCGACACCCAGCTCAACCTGCCCGAGGGCTTCACGCCGCACCCGCGCCTGGCGCCGGTGCTGCAGCGCCGCGGCCAGATGGTCGAGACGGACACGATCGACTGGGCGATGGGCGAGACGCTGGCATTCGGCTCGCTGCTCATCGACGGCCACCCGGTCCGCCTGGTGGGCCAGGACTCGCGTCGCGGCACGTTCACGCAGCGCCACGCCGTCCTGGTCGACCGGATGACCGGCGCCGACCATACGCCGCTCAAGACCTTCAACGAGGGCACCACGAAGTTCTACGTCTACGACTCACTGCTGAGCGAGTTCGCGGCGCTCGGCTTCGAGTACGGCTACAGCGTCGTCCGCCCGGACGCCCTGGTCGCCTGGGAGGCGCAGTTCGGCGACTTCGTCAACGGCGCCCAGACGATCATCGACGAGTTCATCTCGTCGGGCGAGCAGAAGTGGGGCCAGAAGTCCTCGGTCGTGCTGCTGCTGCCGCACGGTTTCGAGGGCCAGGGCCCCGACCACTCCTCGGCCCGCATCGAGCGGTTCCTGCAGGTCTGCGCGCTCGACAACATGACGGTCGCGCAGCCCTCGACCCCGGCCAACTACTTCCACCTGCTGCGCTGGCAGGTGGAGTCGGAGCGGCACAAGCCGATGGTGGTCTTCACGCCCAAGTCGCTGCTGCGCCACAAGGCGGCCACGTCCAAGGCGTCCGACTTCACCACGGGCACCTTCCAGCCGGTCCTCGGCGACACGACCGTGGACCCGGCCAAGGTGACCAGGGTCGTGCTCACGTCCGGCAAGCTCTACTATGACCTGGCCGCGGAGCGGGACAAGCGGGGCAGCGACAACGTCGCGATCGTCCGGCTGGAGCGTCTCTACCCGTTCCCGGGTGAGGAGCTGGCCGCCGAGCTGTCGCGCTACGGGGCGCAGGTGGAGCTGGCCTGGGCGCAGGACGAGCCGGTCAACATGGGGCCGTGGCCGTACCTCACGCTGAAGCTCGCGGAGGACCCGCAGACGCTGGGCGGCCGCCCGGTCCGCCGCATCTCGCGCCGGCCCAACAGCTCGCCCGCGACGGGGTCGCACAACTCGCACGACACCGAGCTCGAGGAGATCCTCCACGAGGTCTTCGGCTGA
- a CDS encoding DUF6104 family protein, with protein MYFTDRGIEELVERRGEEEVSLLWLGERLREFVDLNPEFEIPVERLATWLARLDDDED; from the coding sequence ATGTACTTCACCGATCGGGGGATCGAGGAGCTCGTCGAGCGGCGGGGCGAGGAGGAGGTCAGCCTGCTCTGGCTCGGTGAGCGGCTGCGCGAGTTCGTCGACCTCAACCCGGAGTTCGAGATCCCGGTCGAGCGGCTGGCCACCTGGCTGGCGCGGCTGGACGACGACGAGGACTGA
- a CDS encoding DUF4097 family beta strand repeat-containing protein, with product MQQWTIDAPEHLTFGPVKSLDVRIVAGRLDVLASDGPSTVEVAEIDSASPLVVTYDEDTGELSVAYKDLTWDGLLGWLRRDRRRTVLTIAVPKDCTVNAGVVSAPAVVAGFEKTTQVRGVSGEIVLDGLSGDVHATTVSGPVETRALDGDLAFKSVSGDLTVAHGTPRRLKANTVSGRITADLALRPTGYVTLHSVSGDILVRLPENVEADVSVKSTSGRLVSTFDELFNTNGPGTKQMSGRLGGGMASLSAITVSGEVALLKGEKE from the coding sequence ATGCAACAGTGGACGATCGACGCACCGGAACACCTGACGTTCGGCCCAGTGAAGTCGCTCGATGTCCGCATCGTCGCCGGTCGGCTGGACGTGCTCGCCAGCGACGGCCCGTCCACGGTGGAGGTGGCCGAGATCGATTCGGCGTCCCCGCTGGTGGTGACGTACGACGAGGACACCGGAGAGCTCTCGGTCGCCTACAAGGACCTCACCTGGGACGGCCTGCTCGGCTGGCTACGGCGCGACCGGCGCAGGACGGTCCTGACGATCGCCGTGCCCAAGGACTGCACCGTCAACGCCGGGGTGGTCTCCGCACCCGCTGTGGTCGCCGGGTTCGAGAAGACGACACAGGTCAGGGGCGTGTCCGGGGAGATCGTGCTCGACGGCCTCAGCGGCGACGTGCACGCCACGACCGTCTCGGGCCCCGTGGAGACGCGGGCCCTGGACGGCGACCTCGCGTTCAAGAGCGTCTCGGGCGACCTGACCGTGGCCCACGGCACCCCGCGCAGGCTGAAGGCGAACACCGTGTCCGGCCGGATCACGGCCGACCTCGCGCTGCGGCCGACGGGCTACGTGACACTCCACAGCGTCTCCGGTGACATCCTGGTCAGGCTGCCGGAGAACGTGGAGGCGGACGTGAGCGTGAAGTCCACCTCCGGCAGGCTGGTCAGCACGTTCGACGAACTGTTCAACACGAACGGTCCCGGCACCAAGCAGATGTCGGGCCGGCTGGGCGGCGGCATGGCGTCGCTGTCGGCGATCACGGTCTCCGGCGAGGTCGCGCTGCTCAAGGGGGAGAAGGAATGA
- a CDS encoding PadR family transcriptional regulator, which produces MSPVFGHGRLRLYLLKLLEESPRHGYEVIRLLQDRFLGVYSPSPGTIYPRLARLEEEGLVTHEVVEGKKVFSITDKGREELNARLDELDDLEQEISASVRDIAREVKEDVRDTVRSLRDELTRMAKDVRTGTAEESRRFGDKQKEDFKRLKEQQKRQWMENAYHWQDEGERLSREWRRIWSEVWSTLGGAPKSRADLDAELGELLADFIGQARQEASHARLTPEMLVELRTALDDASRRIRDILER; this is translated from the coding sequence ATGAGCCCTGTCTTCGGTCACGGCCGGCTCCGGCTGTACCTGCTCAAGCTGCTGGAGGAGAGCCCGCGTCACGGCTACGAGGTCATCAGGCTGCTCCAGGACCGTTTCCTCGGGGTCTACTCGCCCTCCCCCGGCACGATCTACCCGCGCCTGGCCCGCCTGGAGGAAGAGGGCCTGGTGACGCATGAGGTGGTCGAGGGCAAGAAGGTCTTCTCGATCACCGACAAGGGCCGCGAGGAGCTGAACGCCCGGCTCGACGAGCTCGACGACCTCGAGCAGGAGATCTCCGCCTCGGTACGCGACATCGCCCGCGAGGTCAAGGAGGACGTCCGCGACACGGTCAGGTCGTTGCGCGACGAGCTGACGCGGATGGCCAAGGACGTCCGCACGGGGACCGCGGAGGAATCCCGGCGGTTCGGTGACAAGCAGAAAGAGGACTTCAAGCGACTCAAGGAGCAGCAGAAGCGGCAGTGGATGGAGAACGCCTACCACTGGCAGGACGAGGGCGAGCGGCTCAGCAGGGAGTGGCGCAGGATCTGGTCCGAGGTCTGGTCCACGCTCGGAGGCGCGCCCAAGAGCCGCGCCGACCTCGACGCGGAGCTGGGCGAACTGCTGGCCGACTTCATCGGCCAGGCCCGCCAGGAGGCTTCGCACGCCCGGCTGACGCCGGAGATGCTGGTTGAGCTGCGTACGGCGCTCGACGACGCGAGCCGCCGCATCCGCGACATCCTCGAACGCTGA
- a CDS encoding oxygenase MpaB family protein encodes MEVEPFGPRSMHWDTAGEYRNLLVAGSALVIQTMHPAVGAAVAEHSTYKDDPWGRLTRTLVSIQKWVYGGADGPAEGRRLRELHRPISGVDELGRPYHALNGEAWAWVHLSLFERFITLRRYFGAPFTVEQQRRLYDESRHLGAILRVPEREMPRDLEAFWRYFDAMVADTLEPHPTALDVLSVLRGTPAPPGLPRSLRRLWTPVGVGSGEFNHFVTVGTLPPAVRRKLGLRWTARDERRLRQLGHAVAVLTPRLPERLRYMPIAYHARKAERSSRRLERQLRHSA; translated from the coding sequence ATGGAGGTCGAGCCCTTCGGCCCACGTTCGATGCACTGGGACACCGCCGGCGAATACCGCAATCTGCTCGTCGCCGGCAGCGCGCTGGTCATCCAGACGATGCACCCGGCCGTCGGCGCGGCCGTCGCGGAGCACTCCACGTACAAGGACGACCCGTGGGGGCGGCTGACCCGCACGCTCGTCTCCATCCAGAAGTGGGTGTACGGCGGGGCGGACGGCCCGGCCGAGGGCCGGCGGCTCAGGGAGCTGCACAGGCCGATCAGCGGTGTGGACGAGCTCGGCAGGCCGTATCACGCGCTGAACGGTGAGGCTTGGGCGTGGGTGCACCTGTCGCTGTTCGAGCGGTTCATCACGCTCCGCCGCTATTTCGGCGCCCCGTTCACCGTCGAGCAGCAGCGGCGCCTCTACGACGAGTCGCGGCACCTCGGTGCGATCCTGCGGGTGCCGGAGCGCGAGATGCCCCGCGACCTGGAGGCGTTCTGGCGGTACTTCGACGCGATGGTGGCCGACACACTGGAGCCTCACCCGACCGCGCTCGACGTGCTCTCGGTCCTGCGTGGCACGCCGGCGCCGCCCGGGCTGCCGAGATCGCTGCGCCGGCTGTGGACGCCGGTCGGGGTCGGGTCGGGGGAGTTCAACCACTTCGTGACGGTGGGCACCTTGCCGCCCGCCGTACGGCGGAAGCTGGGGCTGCGGTGGACGGCACGGGACGAGCGGCGGCTACGGCAGCTCGGGCACGCCGTGGCCGTGCTGACGCCACGCCTGCCCGAACGCCTGCGGTACATGCCGATCGCCTACCACGCCCGCAAGGCCGAACGGAGCTCGCGCCGGCTGGAGCGGCAGCTCCGGCACTCGGCCTAG